In Verrucomicrobiia bacterium, the genomic window GTCGATGTTTTCCAGGGACTCCGGAAGCTGGCTGCCCAGTTCTGTGACCAGCGTCCGCGCGATGTCCACGTGGTTGGGGCTGCCCATTTGGGGAACCCCCCACTGCTGGCCACGCCCGTGCTGGACGATAACGGCGGTGTTGCCGCCTCGCTCGATAGGGCCGCTTCCAAACGTCCCAGGATCACCAATGCTGTTGTAGGTTAGGAAAAGTGCGGTTTTCTTATTCATGTTTGAACGCCCGGAAGGAGAGCCGTCTCACCTTCTCAAATCTGCGGAGACTCTACCACATTTTAGGCAGTTTGTCAATGTGATAGCCCCTAACTTACTTCTTTTTTGCTATGCTGAACCCCTCATGCCAAAACCGACCCTCATTATCATCACGGGACTTCCTGGGGCAGGGAAAACTACCCTGGCCAAGAAGCTTGCCCCTGTACTCAAGCTCCCCCTCCTCACAAAGGACTCTATTAAAGAGATTATCTTTGATACCTTGGGCTGGAGTGACCGTGAGTGGTCCAAAAAGGTGGGCCTGGCAAGCTACACCATTATGAACTCCCTAATCGAGACAGAGCTGGCCGCAGGGAGGTCCCTCCTGCTGGAAAGCAATTTTAAACCCGAATTTGACAACCCCCGCTTTCAGGCATGG contains:
- a CDS encoding ATP-binding protein, with the protein product MPKPTLIIITGLPGAGKTTLAKKLAPVLKLPLLTKDSIKEIIFDTLGWSDREWSKKVGLASYTIMNSLIETELAAGRSLLLESNFKPEFDNPRFQAWQQKYKFISLQIFCTAEGEVLFERFKRRVSTGERHPGHVDGANHDEFKDILLHGAVEPLSLKGNVITLNTTDFATVNMTDILKQVRKNLQN